AAATTCAACACAATCTAAAGCTGCTCCAGCAATTTCCTTATTTGTTAAAGCTTCATCTAAAGCTCTTTCATTAATAATTCCTCCTCGAGAAACATTTATTATATATGCTGTTTTTTTCATGCATTTAAATGCTGTAGCATCAAATAAATTTTTATTTCCATCAAGAGGACAGTGTATAGAAATAACATCTGAATTTTTAATTATCTCGTCTATTGTAGCAGGAATAATAAATTTTGTTTCTTCACTTTCTTTATAATAAGGATCATATCCTATTATATTAAAACCTAAATAATGAGCTTTTTTTGCAAAATTGCAACCAATTCTTCCCAATCCAATAACTCCAACTGTCATTTCACTATTTCGTTTTATAGGTATTGAATGAGTATAATCCCATTTAATCTCCTTAGTATATTTATTCATAATAATTACTTTCCTTACAAGTGCCATCATCATTGCAACAGCTTGATCTGCTACTTCATTAGTACCATAATCAGGCACATTACATATTTGTATCCCTAAATCAGTAGCCCCTTTTATATCAATATTATTTGTTCCAACTCCATAACGCACTACCATTTTTAAATTAGGGAGTTTTTCCATTACTTTTCTAGTTATTGGAGCATACTGGTTGACAAATATATCTCCATCTTTACATTGGTTTATTAAGTCTTCTTCTGTTTTACATTGTTTTAATTCAAATTCTAAGCTAGCTTCATTAAATATCTTTTTTTCTATATCTATACTTGTATGATCACAATCTGTAATAATAACTTTCATTTTTCCTCCTAAAAAATAATCCAATTTTACTTAACTAAATATCCTCCATCTACAGGAATTATTGCTCCATTTAGATAATCAGAAGCTGCAGATGCCAAAAATACTACCGGTCCTTTCATATCTTCAGGAGTTCCCCATCTCTTAGAAGGAATACGATTTGTAATTTCTAAAAATCTTGGATTATTAGGATCTGTCAAAGCTACATTCATTTCTGTATCCATATACCCAGGTGCCAAAGCATTAACATTGATTCCTTTTTCTGCCCATTCATTACAGAAAGCTTTAGTAAGCTGTGCTATTCCACCTTTAGAAGCTGCATATGCTGGAATTGTATATCCACCAAAAAAAGATAACATTGAAGCTATATTAATAATTTTTCCTTTAGAATTTTGTTTTATAAATTGCTTTGCAGCCAATTGACATAGGACAAATACAGCTGTTAAGTTTACATCAATAACAAAATTCCAATCATTTAAAGGAAATTCTTCACTTTTATGACGTCTTTGGACTCCTGCACTATTTACAATAATATCTAAATGTCCTCCTAATTTTTCTACAGCATCCCTAAATGCTTCTTCTCTTTCTCTTTCTTTAGCTATATTTGCTATAATTCCATAACATTTAAATCCTTTATTATTAAATTCTTTCACTACATCTACTACCTTTGGGTTAATATCTAATATACAAACTTCTGC
The Fusobacterium simiae genome window above contains:
- a CDS encoding C-terminal binding protein: MKVIITDCDHTSIDIEKKIFNEASLEFELKQCKTEEDLINQCKDGDIFVNQYAPITRKVMEKLPNLKMVVRYGVGTNNIDIKGATDLGIQICNVPDYGTNEVADQAVAMMMALVRKVIIMNKYTKEIKWDYTHSIPIKRNSEMTVGVIGLGRIGCNFAKKAHYLGFNIIGYDPYYKESEETKFIIPATIDEIIKNSDVISIHCPLDGNKNLFDATAFKCMKKTAYIINVSRGGIINERALDEALTNKEIAGAALDCVEFEPMMPDSPLLKHENLIVSPHMGWYSEEAALELKCKVAEEAVRFASGEKVHYPVNRLE
- a CDS encoding SDR family NAD(P)-dependent oxidoreductase, whose product is MNLWDLRGKKAIVTGAAQGLSKGMAEGLMEAGAEVCILDINPKVVDVVKEFNNKGFKCYGIIANIAKEREREEAFRDAVEKLGGHLDIIVNSAGVQRRHKSEEFPLNDWNFVIDVNLTAVFVLCQLAAKQFIKQNSKGKIINIASMLSFFGGYTIPAYAASKGGIAQLTKAFCNEWAEKGINVNALAPGYMDTEMNVALTDPNNPRFLEITNRIPSKRWGTPEDMKGPVVFLASAASDYLNGAIIPVDGGYLVK